A section of the Deinococcus hopiensis KR-140 genome encodes:
- a CDS encoding sulfate/molybdate ABC transporter ATP-binding protein: MSIDIQHISKRFGTFTALSDVTLQVPDGQLVALLGPSGSGKTTLLRVIAGLEFPDAGRVHLAGQDVTHAGPGERGIGFVFQHYALFKHMSVFENVAFGLHVKRGAARLPKAVVREKVMHLLRLVQLDWAATRYPAQLSGGQRQRVALARALAVEPRVLLLDEPFGALDAAVRQELRDWLRQLHDEIHLTSVFVTHDQAEAMEIADRIVVFNQGRIEQEGPPESVYDHPATPFTYRFLGKANVLRETEREQTLVRPHDLTVSTQGREGSLPAQVTRIHIVGPEARVEVRRTDLPGTLEIHAPKGHLQGIEVGQRVHVTAHWEKTFPKP; the protein is encoded by the coding sequence ATGAGCATCGATATTCAGCACATCAGCAAACGGTTCGGAACGTTCACCGCCCTGTCGGACGTGACCCTTCAGGTGCCGGACGGCCAACTGGTCGCCCTGCTCGGCCCCAGTGGCAGCGGCAAAACCACCTTGCTCCGGGTCATCGCCGGGCTTGAGTTCCCCGACGCGGGTCGGGTTCACCTGGCGGGGCAGGACGTGACGCACGCGGGTCCAGGAGAGCGCGGGATCGGCTTCGTGTTTCAACACTACGCCCTGTTCAAGCACATGAGCGTGTTCGAGAACGTCGCCTTTGGGCTCCACGTCAAGCGGGGTGCAGCCCGTCTTCCCAAGGCGGTGGTCCGCGAGAAGGTCATGCACCTGCTGCGTCTGGTTCAACTGGACTGGGCCGCCACCCGTTATCCAGCGCAACTCAGTGGTGGGCAGCGTCAACGGGTGGCCCTCGCCCGGGCACTGGCCGTGGAGCCGCGGGTCCTGCTGCTGGACGAACCCTTCGGGGCCCTCGACGCGGCGGTGAGGCAGGAACTGCGCGACTGGCTGCGCCAACTGCACGACGAGATCCACCTCACCAGCGTCTTCGTGACGCACGACCAGGCCGAGGCCATGGAAATCGCCGACCGCATCGTCGTCTTCAACCAGGGGCGAATCGAGCAGGAAGGGCCTCCGGAAAGCGTCTACGATCACCCCGCTACCCCTTTCACGTACCGCTTTCTGGGCAAAGCCAACGTGCTGCGCGAGACGGAGCGCGAGCAGACCCTGGTTCGCCCACATGACCTCACTGTGAGCACGCAGGGGCGTGAGGGCAGTCTTCCCGCGCAGGTGACGCGCATCCACATCGTGGGACCAGAAGCGCGGGTGGAGGTCCGGCGGACAGACCTGCCGGGAACCCTGGAAATTCACGCGCCGAAAGGCCACCTTCAGGGAATCGAGGTGGGACAGCGCGTACACGTCACGGCACACTGGGAGAAGACCTTCCCAAAACCCTGA
- the cysW gene encoding sulfate ABC transporter permease subunit CysW, whose amino-acid sequence MRRPPSRSLGARLWPVLMCGLTLLLVGLLLLLPLALVFVTALHSGLTPYLQALETPDALAAVRLSLLTVLIAVPLNTVFGVSAAWATAKFDFPGRSLLLTLIDLPLAVSPVISGLVYVLLFGRQGWLGPWLEAHSLKIIFAPAGIILATTFVTFAYVARELIPVMQAQGRDDEEAALTLGAGGWQTFTRVTLPNIRWALLYGIIMCNARALGEFGAVSVVSGKIRGLTNTLPLHVEILYNEYQTVAAFAVASLLALFALVTLGLKTLIEVRTGRDL is encoded by the coding sequence GTGAGGCGGCCGCCCTCCCGTTCCCTGGGCGCCCGCCTCTGGCCCGTCCTGATGTGCGGGCTGACCCTGCTGCTGGTGGGGTTGCTGCTGCTGTTGCCGCTCGCCTTGGTCTTTGTGACGGCCCTGCACAGCGGCCTGACGCCCTACCTGCAGGCCCTGGAGACGCCGGACGCGCTCGCCGCCGTCCGCCTCTCCCTGCTCACGGTCCTGATCGCCGTTCCGCTCAATACCGTCTTCGGGGTGAGTGCCGCGTGGGCCACCGCAAAATTCGATTTTCCAGGCCGTAGCCTGCTGCTGACCCTGATTGACCTGCCGCTGGCGGTCTCGCCCGTCATCTCAGGTCTGGTGTACGTCCTCCTGTTCGGGCGGCAGGGCTGGCTCGGCCCCTGGCTCGAAGCGCACAGCCTGAAGATCATCTTTGCCCCGGCGGGCATCATTCTGGCCACGACCTTCGTGACCTTTGCGTACGTCGCGCGCGAGCTTATTCCCGTCATGCAGGCGCAGGGCCGGGACGATGAGGAAGCGGCCCTCACCCTCGGCGCGGGTGGCTGGCAGACCTTCACGCGGGTCACCCTTCCCAACATCCGCTGGGCGCTGCTGTACGGAATCATCATGTGTAACGCCCGTGCGCTGGGAGAGTTTGGAGCGGTCTCCGTCGTCTCCGGGAAGATCCGCGGCCTGACCAATACCCTGCCGCTGCACGTGGAAATCCTCTACAACGAATACCAGACCGTGGCGGCGTTCGCCGTCGCGTCCCTCCTCGCCCTTTTTGCTTTGGTCACCCTGGGCCTGAAAACCCTGATTGAAGTTCGTACGGGAAGAGACCTATGA
- the cysT gene encoding sulfate ABC transporter permease subunit CysT: MTTISPASRQARRHVLPGLNLTLGYAALYLSLIVLIPLAALVLKAAGLGLEGFFNAVTTPRVLSALRVSFTTALVASLINVPTGLLIAWTLTRYRLPGRRLIDALIDLPFALPTAVAGITLTTLLAPNGWVGAPLGAVGVRAAYTPLGIVIALVFIGLPFVVRSLQPVLEDMGREPEEAALSLGATPAQTFFRVILPALFPALLSGFTLALARTIGEYGSVVFISGNLPFKTEIAPLLIVGKLEQYDYAGAAAVAVAMLVVSVVLLLSANAVQARLGQRGAR; this comes from the coding sequence GTGACCACGATCTCTCCTGCTTCTCGGCAGGCCCGCAGGCACGTCCTGCCGGGCCTGAATCTCACGTTGGGCTACGCGGCGCTGTACCTCAGCCTGATCGTTCTGATTCCCCTCGCCGCCCTGGTGCTGAAGGCCGCTGGTCTCGGCCTGGAAGGTTTTTTCAACGCCGTCACCACGCCGCGCGTCCTGTCGGCGCTGCGCGTATCGTTTACCACCGCGCTTGTGGCCTCGCTGATCAATGTGCCCACCGGCCTGCTGATCGCCTGGACCCTGACGCGCTACCGGCTGCCTGGACGCCGCCTGATTGACGCCCTGATTGATCTGCCCTTCGCCCTGCCCACCGCCGTGGCGGGTATCACGCTCACCACCCTGCTGGCCCCCAACGGTTGGGTCGGGGCACCCCTGGGGGCAGTGGGTGTCCGGGCGGCCTACACGCCGCTGGGGATTGTGATCGCCCTCGTGTTCATCGGTCTTCCCTTTGTGGTCCGCAGCCTGCAACCGGTGCTGGAGGATATGGGACGTGAGCCCGAGGAAGCGGCGCTGAGTCTGGGGGCCACGCCGGCGCAGACTTTTTTCCGCGTGATTCTCCCCGCGCTGTTCCCCGCCCTGCTCAGCGGCTTTACGTTGGCCCTGGCGCGCACCATCGGCGAATACGGATCGGTGGTGTTTATCAGCGGCAACCTGCCCTTCAAAACCGAGATCGCGCCCCTCCTGATTGTCGGCAAGCTCGAGCAGTACGACTACGCCGGTGCAGCGGCCGTCGCCGTCGCCATGCTCGTGGTTTCGGTGGTGCTGCTGCTCTCGGCGAATGCGGTGCAGGCCCGGCTGGGTCAGCGGGGCGCCCGGTGA
- a CDS encoding sulfate ABC transporter substrate-binding protein: protein MKRLFIAALLTGTAGAANISLLNVSYDPTRELYQDINAAFAKQWQAKTGDVLKVNNSHGGSGAQARSVIDGLEADVVTLALGYDIDAIADKGLLAEDWQKRLAYNSSPYTSTIVFLVRKGNPKGIKDWADLVKPGVQVITPNPKTSGGARWNFLAAWGWAVKKYGGEAGAKDYVTKLFKNVPVLDSGARGSTTTFVERGIGDVLIAWENEALLATRELGEGKFQIVAPSLSILAEPPVTVVDKNVAKHKTEKVSKAYLQFLYSAEGQEIIGKNYYRPRSQAVAKKYAAQFPKVNLFSIAQFGGWRAAQKKFFADGGVFDQVYTGR from the coding sequence GTGAAACGACTCTTTATCGCTGCCCTCCTCACCGGTACCGCGGGTGCGGCCAACATCTCGCTGCTCAACGTGTCCTACGATCCCACGCGGGAGTTGTACCAGGACATCAACGCCGCCTTTGCCAAGCAGTGGCAGGCGAAGACCGGAGACGTGCTCAAGGTCAACAACTCCCACGGGGGCAGTGGCGCGCAGGCACGCAGCGTTATTGACGGTCTGGAAGCCGATGTGGTGACCCTCGCGCTGGGCTACGACATCGACGCCATCGCGGACAAGGGGCTCCTCGCAGAAGACTGGCAAAAACGGCTCGCCTACAACAGCAGTCCCTACACCAGCACCATCGTGTTTCTCGTCCGCAAGGGCAATCCCAAAGGCATTAAAGATTGGGCAGATCTGGTGAAGCCTGGCGTGCAGGTCATCACGCCGAACCCAAAAACCAGTGGGGGGGCCCGCTGGAACTTTCTGGCGGCCTGGGGCTGGGCCGTGAAAAAGTACGGGGGCGAGGCGGGCGCCAAAGACTACGTCACCAAACTCTTCAAGAATGTCCCCGTTCTGGATTCGGGCGCGCGCGGCAGCACCACCACCTTTGTGGAGCGCGGCATCGGTGACGTGCTGATCGCCTGGGAGAATGAGGCGCTGCTCGCCACCCGGGAACTCGGTGAGGGCAAATTCCAGATCGTCGCGCCCAGCCTCAGCATCCTGGCCGAGCCGCCAGTCACCGTGGTGGACAAGAACGTCGCCAAACACAAGACGGAGAAGGTTTCCAAAGCGTACCTGCAGTTTCTGTATTCCGCCGAAGGGCAGGAAATCATCGGGAAGAACTACTACCGCCCACGGTCGCAGGCCGTCGCCAAGAAGTACGCCGCGCAGTTCCCCAAGGTCAACCTCTTTAGCATTGCGCAGTTTGGTGGCTGGCGGGCCGCCCAGAAGAAGTTCTTCGCGGACGGTGGCGTCTTCGACCAGGTCTACACGGGACGTTAA
- a CDS encoding Rrf2 family transcriptional regulator, translated as MRLSSLDVHAFQAVGYLAAHPDRWVNAGEICQRTGLSRTFLVRVLACLVRGEIVLSKRGTSGGYRLALPASDITLRDVVRLLERPVAPLSCVSLSSPTQCDQASSCRIRRDVYEELRQATHLLLSRFTAADLALDLLAGVTYERCLQHLWHPTVESGAVLPLALSSPPRLQQNEW; from the coding sequence ATGCGCCTTTCCAGCCTCGACGTACATGCCTTTCAGGCCGTTGGATACCTTGCCGCGCACCCAGACCGTTGGGTCAACGCGGGAGAAATCTGTCAGCGCACAGGCCTGAGCCGGACCTTTCTGGTGCGCGTCCTGGCGTGCCTGGTAAGGGGCGAGATCGTGCTTTCCAAACGCGGTACCTCTGGGGGATACCGTTTGGCCCTGCCTGCCTCAGACATCACGCTCCGCGACGTCGTCCGCCTTCTGGAACGGCCCGTTGCCCCCCTGTCCTGCGTGAGCCTCAGCAGCCCCACACAGTGCGATCAGGCCTCTTCCTGCCGCATCCGGCGGGACGTGTACGAGGAACTGCGCCAGGCCACCCACCTGCTGCTTTCCCGCTTCACTGCGGCGGATCTGGCCCTTGACCTTCTGGCGGGCGTGACGTACGAACGCTGCTTGCAGCACCTCTGGCATCCTACGGTCGAGAGCGGCGCCGTCCTGCCGCTCGCGCTTTCCTCACCTCCCCGGCTGCAACAAAATGAGTGGTAG